In one Polaribacter sp. ALD11 genomic region, the following are encoded:
- the ileS gene encoding isoleucine--tRNA ligase, with translation MKAKFPEYKGLDLPKVAEEILNYWEQNNIFEKSVTTREGAEPYVFFEGPPSANGLPGVHHVLARAIKDIFPRYKTMKGYQVKRKAGWDTHGLPIELGVEKELGITKEDIGKKISVEDYNAACRKAVMRYTDIWNDLTQKMGYWVDMEDPYITYEPKYMESVWWLLKEIYNKELIYKGYTIQPYSPKAGTGLSSHELNQPGTYQDVTDTTIVAQFKAVENTLPGFLQNEGTIHFIAWTTTPWTLPSNTALTVGPKIEYVLVDTFNQYTFEPTKVVLAKKLVGKQFGGKNSVRVETLEELKAYNSGDKKIPFYVVKEFIGKDLVGIKYEQLLDYDCKFENKQDAFRIISGDFVTTEDGTGIVHTAPTFGADDALVAKQAVPPIPPLLIKDENDNLVPLVDLQGRFRKEIKDDIYGFAGEYVKAEYLNEKDLEVALEIQQEKLTEVLKNQDKYLSVDERLGLKLKNENKAFKVEKYKHSYPNCWRTDKPILYYPLDSWFIKVTDVKDRMHELNKTINWKPESTGTGRFGNWLANANDWNLSRSRYWGIPLPIWRTEDGKEEICIGSVKELKEQMAKAVEAGVLAKDIFEDFEVGNMTEENYAKIDLHKNIVDEIVLVSATGQPMKRESDLIDVWFDSGSMPYAQWHYPFENKENIDGGKAFPADFIAEGVDQTRGWFYTMHAIATMVFDSIAYKNVVSNGLVLDKNGHKMSKRLGNATDPFTTLSTYGADATRWYMISNANPWDNLKFDLEGIEEVKRKFFGTLYNTYSFFTLYTNIDGFSYKEADIPLEKRPELDRWILSELHTLINKVDKFYEEYEPTRAARAISDFTQDYLSNWYVRLSRRRFWKGDYQTDKISAYQTLYTCMNTIAKLGAPIAPFFMDRLYQDLNSVTQKETSESIHLANFPKYDASFVDKSLERKMENAQTISSLVLSLRAKEKIKVRQPLQKIMIPVDNAQQKEEILAVADLIKNEVNIKEIQILDDASEILIKQIKPNFKTLGPKFGKDMRFIAAEVQKFNQEDINKIEKDKNILLNVNGKNITLELSDVEISSKDIEGWLVANEGSLTVALDVTISEELHKEGVARELVNRIQNARKDTGLEVTDKIKLTVLNFENLQKSITDNKEYIMSETLTKELVFVDELNNGTEIEFDTIKSRILIEKL, from the coding sequence ATGAAAGCGAAATTTCCTGAGTATAAAGGTCTTGACTTGCCAAAAGTAGCAGAAGAAATTCTAAACTATTGGGAACAAAATAACATATTTGAAAAAAGTGTAACTACAAGAGAAGGTGCAGAACCTTATGTTTTCTTTGAAGGACCTCCTTCTGCAAACGGACTTCCAGGAGTTCACCATGTTTTAGCGAGAGCGATTAAAGATATTTTTCCGCGCTATAAAACCATGAAAGGATACCAAGTAAAGCGTAAAGCTGGTTGGGATACGCATGGTCTACCAATAGAGTTAGGTGTAGAAAAAGAATTAGGAATTACTAAAGAAGACATTGGTAAGAAAATTTCTGTGGAAGATTATAATGCAGCCTGTAGAAAAGCAGTAATGCGTTACACGGATATTTGGAATGATTTAACTCAGAAAATGGGGTATTGGGTAGATATGGAAGATCCATATATTACTTATGAACCAAAATATATGGAATCTGTTTGGTGGTTGCTAAAAGAGATTTATAATAAAGAATTAATTTACAAAGGTTATACCATTCAGCCTTATTCACCAAAAGCAGGTACAGGTTTAAGTTCTCACGAACTAAATCAACCAGGAACTTACCAAGATGTAACAGATACTACAATTGTTGCGCAATTTAAGGCAGTAGAAAATACACTTCCAGGTTTTTTACAAAACGAAGGAACTATTCATTTTATAGCTTGGACAACAACTCCTTGGACGCTGCCAAGTAATACAGCATTAACTGTTGGGCCAAAAATTGAGTATGTTTTAGTAGATACTTTCAATCAATATACGTTTGAACCAACAAAAGTTGTGTTGGCAAAAAAATTAGTTGGAAAACAATTTGGAGGGAAAAATAGTGTTCGAGTTGAAACCTTAGAAGAACTAAAAGCGTATAATTCTGGTGATAAAAAGATTCCTTTTTATGTAGTAAAAGAATTTATAGGTAAAGATTTAGTTGGAATTAAGTACGAGCAATTATTAGATTACGATTGTAAGTTTGAAAACAAACAAGACGCTTTTAGAATAATTTCTGGAGATTTTGTAACTACAGAAGATGGAACAGGAATTGTACACACCGCGCCAACTTTTGGAGCAGATGATGCTTTAGTAGCAAAACAAGCAGTGCCTCCAATTCCACCCTTATTAATTAAGGATGAAAATGATAATTTAGTTCCTTTAGTAGATTTACAAGGTAGATTCAGAAAAGAAATTAAGGATGATATTTATGGTTTTGCAGGAGAATATGTTAAAGCAGAATATTTAAATGAAAAAGATTTAGAAGTAGCATTAGAAATTCAACAAGAAAAATTAACGGAGGTTTTAAAAAATCAAGACAAATATTTATCTGTTGATGAACGTTTAGGACTGAAGTTAAAGAACGAAAACAAAGCTTTTAAAGTCGAAAAATACAAACACAGTTATCCGAATTGTTGGCGTACAGATAAACCAATTTTATATTACCCGTTAGATTCTTGGTTTATTAAAGTAACCGATGTAAAAGACAGAATGCACGAGTTGAACAAAACGATTAACTGGAAACCTGAATCTACAGGAACTGGACGTTTTGGAAACTGGTTAGCAAATGCAAACGATTGGAATTTATCTCGTTCTAGATATTGGGGAATTCCATTACCAATCTGGAGAACAGAAGATGGTAAAGAAGAAATTTGTATAGGTTCTGTAAAAGAATTAAAAGAACAGATGGCAAAGGCTGTTGAAGCTGGCGTTTTAGCAAAAGATATTTTTGAAGATTTTGAAGTCGGAAATATGACTGAAGAAAACTATGCGAAAATAGATTTACATAAGAATATTGTAGATGAAATTGTGTTGGTTTCTGCAACCGGACAACCAATGAAACGTGAAAGCGATTTAATTGATGTTTGGTTCGATTCTGGTTCTATGCCTTATGCACAATGGCATTATCCGTTTGAAAATAAAGAAAACATTGATGGTGGGAAAGCTTTTCCAGCAGACTTTATTGCAGAAGGAGTAGATCAAACAAGAGGTTGGTTTTATACCATGCATGCCATTGCAACAATGGTTTTCGATTCTATAGCATATAAAAACGTGGTTTCTAACGGATTGGTTTTAGATAAAAACGGACATAAAATGTCTAAACGTTTAGGGAATGCAACAGATCCGTTTACAACTTTATCTACCTATGGTGCAGATGCAACACGTTGGTATATGATTTCTAATGCAAATCCTTGGGACAACTTAAAATTTGATTTAGAAGGGATTGAAGAGGTAAAACGTAAGTTTTTCGGAACGTTATACAACACCTATTCGTTCTTTACTTTATATACAAACATTGATGGTTTTTCTTACAAAGAAGCAGATATTCCTTTAGAAAAAAGACCAGAATTAGATCGATGGATTTTATCTGAATTACACACTTTAATTAATAAAGTAGATAAATTCTACGAAGAATATGAACCTACGAGAGCTGCAAGAGCAATATCAGACTTTACTCAAGATTATTTAAGTAACTGGTATGTGCGTTTAAGTAGAAGACGTTTTTGGAAAGGAGATTATCAAACAGATAAGATTTCTGCATATCAAACTTTGTACACATGTATGAATACGATTGCAAAATTGGGTGCACCAATTGCACCTTTCTTTATGGATCGATTGTATCAAGATTTAAATTCTGTTACTCAAAAAGAAACATCAGAAAGTATTCATTTAGCAAATTTTCCAAAATACGATGCAAGCTTTGTAGATAAAAGTTTAGAACGTAAAATGGAAAATGCGCAAACAATATCATCTTTGGTTTTATCGTTAAGAGCGAAAGAGAAGATAAAAGTACGCCAGCCATTGCAAAAAATAATGATTCCTGTTGATAATGCACAACAGAAGGAAGAAATTTTAGCAGTTGCTGATTTAATTAAGAACGAAGTAAATATTAAAGAAATTCAGATTTTAGACGATGCTTCAGAAATTTTAATCAAACAAATTAAGCCGAATTTTAAAACATTAGGGCCAAAGTTTGGAAAAGATATGCGTTTTATAGCTGCTGAAGTTCAAAAGTTTAATCAAGAAGATATTAACAAAATAGAGAAAGATAAAAACATTCTTCTTAACGTTAATGGAAAAAATATTACTTTGGAACTCTCGGATGTAGAGATATCATCTAAAGACATAGAAGGTTGGTTAGTCGCAAATGAAGGTTCGTTAACGGTTGCTTTAGACGTTACTATAAGTGAGGAATTGCACAAAGAAGGAGTTGCTAGAGAGTTGGTAAACAGAATTCAGAATGCGCGTAAAGACACTGGTTTAGAAGTAACAGATAAAATTAAATTAACGGTTTTAAATTTCGAAAACCTACAAAAATCTATCACAGATAATAAGGAATACATTATGAGTGAAACATTAACCAAAGAATTGGTTTTTGTAGATGAGTTAAACAATGGTACAGAAATTGAATTTGATACCATTAAAAGTAGAATATTAATAGAAAAATTGTAA
- a CDS encoding molecular chaperone DnaK, translating to MSDVKLRYSDADLQEFKAIIDQKITRAETDLESLESSYKNNAGNGTDDTSPSFKSFDEGSEVMSKESNVQLAIRQEKFIRDLKNALMRIENKTYGICRVTRKLIQKERLKLVPHATLSIEAKRKQ from the coding sequence ATGTCAGACGTTAAATTAAGATATTCAGATGCAGATTTACAAGAGTTTAAAGCAATTATAGATCAAAAAATTACAAGGGCAGAAACAGATTTAGAGTCATTAGAAAGTTCGTATAAAAATAATGCTGGTAATGGTACAGATGATACATCACCATCATTTAAATCATTTGATGAAGGTTCTGAGGTAATGAGCAAAGAGTCTAATGTGCAGTTAGCAATACGACAAGAAAAGTTTATTAGAGACCTTAAAAATGCCTTAATGCGTATAGAAAATAAAACATACGGTATTTGTAGAGTTACACGTAAATTAATTCAAAAAGAGCGCTTAAAATTAGTGCCTCACGCTACTTTAAGTATTGAAGCAAAACGCAAACAATAG
- a CDS encoding type IX secretion system membrane protein PorP/SprF has product MKKLILIIAVVLFSISAKAQQDPQYTQYMYNMNIINPAYAGSYDALSINFLGRSQWVGIDGAPRTLTMGINSPVGRNVGLGLSVIIDELGPVEEQNVYGDFSYTLKVGKNAKLALGLKAGFTFFNVCLPCLSTVNKNDEAFINENANKVLPNFGAGAFYYTNKFYAGLSIPNLLQTFHFEKKGGQVTRASERKHFFLTSGYVFDLSNDVKLKPSMMVKAAEGAPLSIDFSGNVLLYDKLEFGLSYRLDESVSALINVRASRSLRIGYAYDYTLTNLGNFNSGSHEVFVLFNFDFERNKIRSPRFF; this is encoded by the coding sequence ATGAAGAAACTTATATTAATAATTGCAGTTGTATTGTTTAGTATTTCTGCAAAGGCACAACAAGATCCACAGTACACACAATACATGTACAATATGAACATCATAAACCCAGCATATGCTGGGTCTTATGATGCCTTGAGCATAAACTTTTTAGGGAGGTCTCAATGGGTTGGTATAGATGGGGCACCACGAACATTAACTATGGGTATAAATTCTCCCGTTGGTAGAAATGTAGGTTTAGGCTTATCGGTTATAATAGATGAACTAGGCCCTGTAGAAGAACAAAATGTTTATGGAGATTTTTCTTACACTTTAAAAGTTGGTAAAAATGCAAAGTTAGCATTGGGGTTAAAAGCAGGTTTTACCTTCTTTAACGTTTGTTTACCTTGTCTAAGCACTGTAAATAAGAATGATGAGGCTTTTATAAATGAAAATGCAAATAAAGTATTGCCAAATTTTGGAGCTGGTGCTTTCTATTACACAAACAAATTTTATGCAGGTTTATCTATACCTAATTTGTTGCAAACATTTCATTTTGAGAAAAAAGGAGGTCAAGTAACTAGAGCATCAGAGAGAAAACATTTTTTCCTTACTTCTGGTTATGTTTTTGATTTATCAAATGATGTAAAATTAAAACCATCTATGATGGTAAAAGCTGCTGAAGGAGCACCTTTATCTATAGACTTTTCTGGAAACGTTTTATTATACGATAAATTAGAGTTTGGTCTTTCTTACAGATTAGATGAATCTGTTTCTGCATTAATTAATGTTAGAGCATCAAGAAGTTTAAGAATAGGTTATGCTTATGATTATACGTTAACAAATCTTGGTAATTTCAATTCGGGTTCACATGAGGTTTTTGTCCTATTTAATTTCGATTTTGAAAGAAATAAAATTAGATCACCAAGATTCTTCTAG
- a CDS encoding lipoprotein signal peptidase, with translation MSKKKLAILTIIIAILLDQIIKIYVKTHFVLGEEVLVFDWFRIHFTENNGMAMGFEFGGKAGKLFLTLFRLVAVSAIIYWLIGTIKSKVHNAVIIAISLIFSGAVGNIIDSVFYGVIFDNSNHKIATLFTDKPYGTLFHGKVVDMFYFPLWQGTLPEWIPFMGGEFFTFFQYIFNPADAFISVGVALLFIFNKQAFPKEEKRVEA, from the coding sequence ATGTCAAAGAAGAAGCTGGCAATTCTTACTATAATTATCGCTATTTTATTAGATCAGATTATAAAAATCTATGTAAAAACTCACTTTGTTTTAGGTGAAGAAGTCTTAGTTTTCGATTGGTTTAGAATCCATTTTACCGAAAACAACGGAATGGCAATGGGTTTTGAATTTGGTGGTAAAGCAGGAAAACTTTTTTTAACTTTATTTAGATTGGTTGCAGTTTCTGCAATTATTTATTGGTTAATTGGTACTATAAAAAGTAAAGTACACAATGCTGTAATTATAGCAATATCTTTAATTTTTTCTGGTGCAGTTGGTAATATTATAGATTCTGTTTTTTACGGAGTTATTTTTGATAATTCTAATCATAAAATAGCAACGTTATTTACAGACAAGCCATACGGCACTTTGTTTCATGGTAAAGTTGTAGATATGTTTTATTTTCCTCTTTGGCAAGGAACATTACCAGAATGGATTCCTTTTATGGGAGGAGAATTCTTTACTTTCTTTCAATATATATTTAATCCTGCAGATGCTTTTATTTCTGTTGGAGTTGCGTTATTATTTATTTTTAACAAACAAGCTTTTCCTAAAGAAGAGAAGAGAGTAGAAGCATAA
- a CDS encoding OmpA family protein, giving the protein MKKTIQITVILLFSSFAIFGQTKETKKADTYFENLSYASAAETYKALAEENATEHVLKRLGDSYYFNVKMVDASEAYRKLFNEFPNQTPEHIFRYAQTLRSIDKFEDSKMWMKKFHQAKKGDTRGVHFTDEELSLDELIKGKPGYEVTNQRSINTKYSDFGVTDYGNTILFSSPRNRNIYVKRNHNRNDKNFLDIYKVIKEKITTIEGEDSQVRPMFTDEVNSIYHESSVSFSPDRQTMYFTRNNYVAGKYKVDEEGYNNLKILKAEWVYNKWTNIVELPFNSSEYSTGHPSVSKNGEKLYFASDMPGGIGATDIYVVDIKTDGSFGAVQNLGSEVNTEGREMFPFISDEEVLYFSSDGHFGIGALDVFATKKEKGLYKKPVNLKAPVNSKLDDFAFSINSVTKKGYLSSNREGGVGDDDIYAVVELEQPEVVKTACTQIVSGTVKDKKYQNPLPGTKLILKDANGTVVKEVYADANASFTFTLPCNKQYTIDAVKEYYQPDTASFVTTKEQKIALNLNFDMQIISDFAYNERGELVIDIKPIYFDYDKSNIREDAAIELNNIVRVMKKYQKIVIRSSSHTDARGKEEYNEALSDRRAKSSVAYIINKGINSNRISGKGFGETRLVNGCIDNDRHTNSVKCTKEEHQANRRTEFVIIKM; this is encoded by the coding sequence ATGAAAAAAACAATACAAATTACAGTCATACTTTTATTTAGCTCTTTTGCCATATTTGGACAAACAAAAGAAACTAAAAAAGCAGATACCTATTTCGAAAACTTATCTTATGCATCGGCTGCGGAAACTTATAAAGCATTAGCAGAAGAAAACGCAACAGAACATGTTTTAAAAAGATTAGGAGATAGCTATTATTTTAATGTAAAGATGGTAGATGCATCAGAAGCTTATCGCAAGTTATTTAATGAATTTCCAAATCAAACACCAGAACATATTTTTAGATACGCACAAACTTTAAGAAGTATTGATAAGTTCGAAGATTCTAAAATGTGGATGAAAAAATTTCACCAAGCAAAAAAAGGAGATACAAGAGGTGTTCATTTTACAGATGAAGAGCTTTCTTTAGATGAATTAATAAAAGGAAAACCTGGGTATGAAGTAACAAATCAAAGAAGTATAAATACAAAGTATTCAGACTTTGGAGTTACAGATTATGGGAATACGATTCTTTTCTCATCACCTAGAAATAGAAATATATATGTAAAAAGAAACCACAATAGAAATGATAAAAACTTTTTGGATATCTATAAAGTTATCAAAGAAAAAATAACGACTATTGAAGGTGAAGATTCACAGGTTAGACCAATGTTTACAGATGAAGTTAACTCAATTTATCATGAGTCTTCTGTATCTTTTTCTCCAGATAGACAAACAATGTATTTTACAAGAAATAATTATGTAGCTGGTAAGTATAAAGTTGATGAAGAAGGTTATAATAATTTAAAAATACTAAAAGCAGAATGGGTTTATAATAAATGGACGAATATAGTAGAACTTCCTTTTAATAGTAGTGAATATTCTACGGGTCACCCCTCTGTAAGTAAAAATGGTGAAAAACTTTATTTTGCTTCAGACATGCCCGGAGGAATTGGTGCAACAGATATCTATGTTGTAGATATTAAAACTGATGGTTCTTTTGGTGCAGTTCAAAATTTAGGTTCTGAAGTAAATACAGAAGGTAGAGAGATGTTTCCTTTTATTTCAGATGAAGAAGTATTATATTTTTCTTCAGACGGTCATTTTGGTATTGGAGCTCTAGATGTTTTTGCAACTAAAAAAGAAAAAGGACTTTATAAAAAACCAGTTAATTTAAAAGCACCTGTAAATTCTAAATTAGATGATTTTGCATTTTCTATAAACTCAGTAACTAAAAAAGGTTATTTGTCTTCAAATAGAGAAGGTGGTGTTGGTGATGATGATATTTATGCGGTTGTAGAATTAGAGCAACCAGAAGTTGTTAAAACGGCTTGTACACAAATAGTTTCTGGAACTGTAAAAGATAAAAAATATCAGAATCCATTACCTGGTACAAAGTTAATTTTAAAAGACGCAAATGGTACAGTTGTTAAAGAAGTATATGCAGATGCAAATGCATCATTTACCTTTACATTACCTTGTAATAAACAATATACAATAGATGCTGTAAAAGAATATTATCAACCAGATACAGCGTCTTTTGTAACAACTAAAGAACAAAAAATAGCGCTTAATTTAAATTTTGACATGCAAATAATATCGGATTTTGCTTATAATGAAAGAGGAGAATTAGTTATTGATATTAAGCCTATTTATTTTGATTATGACAAATCTAATATTAGAGAAGATGCAGCAATAGAACTAAATAATATTGTTCGTGTTATGAAAAAGTATCAGAAAATAGTAATAAGATCTAGTTCACATACAGATGCAAGAGGTAAAGAAGAGTATAATGAAGCTTTATCAGATAGAAGAGCAAAATCTTCAGTAGCTTATATTATTAACAAAGGAATTAATTCTAACAGAATTTCAGGAAAAGGCTTTGGTGAAACAAGATTGGTAAATGGCTGTATAGACAATGATAGACATACAAATAGCGTAAAATGTACCAAAGAAGAACATCAAGCAAATAGAAGAACAGAGTTTGTTATTATAAAAATGTAA